The Aspergillus fumigatus Af293 chromosome 3, whole genome shotgun sequence region CAGATCCGCGTCATGGACATTGAGGGGCGTTTTGGTGTCCGCGCAGGAGATATCCATTGACGGTCTGGTTCCCAGCACATCGGCGAGCAGAAAGTCCACATGGACCAAATGCCACCATAGTCGTCTTCGCATTTCTGCGTCAAACGGCGAGAGACCGAGAAGTGAACCATTGCGATGGAGTCCCATTTTGCGTGCCAGCCGGATGGAGACGCCGGACAGGACAAATAAAGTGTCGCATGGGTAACTCTTCCGGACACACATCTTCATCCGTTAGTCGCAGTGAACAGGGCTGGATAGCTATCCTTACCATAAACAATACATATGCCTGAAGAGTCAGTGGATTGGAAGTCGACAGGAATCCGGCATTGACCAAAGCTTGTCGGGTTGCGAGTCTATAGCGGGAATGTATGACCGCTTCTGAGACTCCAAATAGATCTTGGcactcgtcttcgtcgagagTACTAACAACCGCCAGGTAGAAAGCGAACATGATAGCCTCGAGGCTGTCGGATCGCCCCGACGGATGTCGCAGTCCGTTCTCCAACGTAGCCAAGAAGGTCGGAAGATGCAGGATTTTAACCAGAGGGTCAACCCGATCCGCGTATATATCCCTTAGCTTCGGCAGTATCTGCACAGGCGGGTGGAGGCTTGCGAGATCTTCGACTTTCTCATTCTGTCCGAAGAACAGCGCGTTTTGGTCGGAGAGCGGTTCATCCACAGGCCCACCGGCTTCTGGATGTTGAAACTAAACGACGTTAGACAAGACCGAGGTAGCCAGAAAGAACATGAGGACTGTGCCTACCTCGCCGCCTCCGAAAATAGACCAAGGTGCACTGCACGATATCAGACGCTGTGAGCTATGGTAGAAGAGATAGCGCAACTCACCTGTCAAAGTATCTAGATACGCCTTCTCGGATGATGAGTTTTGGTTTCGTCTCCTCGAGTGTGGACCGTGGGGTGTCCACGGTGTTGACATCCTCGTCCATGCACGCATCAGATTCGGAGCCAGAGTCATCCAAATCATCGGATGGCTCAGTCTTGATGCCATGCAAACTCAGTAGTTTCTCGTACCGTTCCAGTTTGGCATGCAGACCTTCTCGGGGAGGTTTCGTTCTTTTTCGTTTCCCGCGCGCCGGGGGAACGAAGGTGCATTGCTTGTCGGCCTTGATGCAGTTGCAGCACGGAGCACGCCGGTCGCATTTGACCTTTCGCTGCCGACAAGTCAAGCAAGAGTAGCCTTTGAATTTTTGGTCGTCTGTAGACGGGGTCATTGTTGCATATTCTGCATGGGATAAGGGATGAGTCCGGGGTAGTtgagggaaaagaagaagagaaacagCGGTCGGCGTTCGGAGACCAAAAAAAGAGTTTTGAGCCCCGAGCAGCGAGAGGTCTCGCTGCCATATAAATACTGGCATCTTGTTTTCACGATTCATGGATTATTCTCGCATGATTCAAATTACCCTCAGCTTGAATGTACCTCATTGATCTCTCTTTCAATTGTTCGCCACGGCTTTTTACCAAGTACGACGATGTCTGAAGAGAAGCCCCTCAACGCGGCCAAAGACCAGGACAAGGATGACATTGTCTACCCAACCGGTCTCAAGCTCGCTCTGCTGATGACATCCATTTTCATTGGCATGTTTCTGGTTTCCCTCGTATGGTGAATCCCATTCCCTCATGGTCGACTCTGTGTACTGACCGCTGCAGGACCGACTCATCATCTCGCCCGCGATTCCCCAGATCACCGACGAGTTCCACTCAGCAGGAGATATTGGCTGGTATGGGACGGCGTACCTCCTGACCAACTGTGCTTTTCAGCTGCTGTTCGGTAAGGTATACACTGTATTCAGCATCAAGGCCACCTTCATGACGTCCATTGTCCTGTTCGAAGTCGGTTCGGCTCTCTGCGGCGCGGCTCCAAACTCGATCGGATTCATTCTCGGCAGAGCCATTGCTGGCCTGGGTTCTGGGGGGATTTTTGCGGGCGCCCTGACAGTTATTGTGTATGCGCTCCCACTGCACAAGCGGCCCAAGTATCAGGGGGCCTTTGGGGCTGTGTTTGGGGTCGCCTCGGTGGCTGGCCCACTGGTTGGCGGTGCCTTTACCACCAATGTCACCTGGAGATGGTGCTTTTATATCAATCTGCCCCTAGGAGCAGTAGTTATCGCGACCAcccttctttttttcgaAATACCCGACCATCAGAACGCCCCGAAGCCGCTGAAGGGGAAGCTGCGTCAGCTGAACGGACTTGGAGTACTTACCATTATGCCTGGAGTCGTTTGTCTTTGCTTGGCTCTGCAGTGGGGTGGCTCCCAGTATGCAGTACGTTCTCATTCATCACTGGCTTTGTTCACCACTGGTATTGACTGCGTCTAGTGGGGAGAGGGCCGGATCGTCgcgctgctggtgctgaccTTCCTGTGTCTGATCGCGTTCGTCTTGATCCAGGTATGGAAGCCAGAGCAGGCAACGCTGCCACCACGAGTCTTCCTACAACGGAGCATCGCCTCCGGTTTCTGGGCGAGCTGCTGTTTCGGCGCACACATGATCGTGTTCGGTGAGTCGGCTGGATTTCAACCTCCACTGATGGGATCCGCCTGCTAATAGCCAACCGTGATTTATCTTCCCCTCTGGTTCCAGGTCATTGACGGCGTCTCGGCCGTCGACAGCGGCATCCGCCTCCTCCCGATGCTGCTGTCACTGGTGGTAGCGTCCATTCTCACTGGCGGGCTAGTCTCCCGCATCGGCTACTATACGCCCTTTCTGATGCTCGGCATCGTCCTCTCCTCCATCGGCGCCGGTCTGCTCACCACTCTCGGGGTCCATACGTCAAGCGCCAAATGGATTGGTTTTCAGGTGCTGTATGGTTTTGGCCTCGGCACCTGCAACCAGATACCAAACATGGCGGCGCAGACAGTGCTCCCCCGCGAGCAGGTGGCCATCGGCGCGTCGCTCATGTTCTTTGCGCAACAGCTGTTTGGCGCCGTCTTTACGTCGGTCGGCGAGAACGTGCTCAGCAACCAGCTGGCCAAGCGTCTGGCGATCAGTTCGCAAACGGTCCAGAATACCGGTGCCACCCAGCTTCTGGAGCACGTTCCTGTCGACGACCGTGTTGCATCGCTGGGGGCTTATAATGACTCGCTGCAGGTAGTTTTCCAGGTTGGTCTCATCATGGCTTGTCTTGCCATCCTGGGTGCCGTACCTATGGAATGGCGCACTGTCAAGAAGGAGCAGCTGTCTTCCACGTCTGACCGCAACGATGGacaggcggaggagggcGCCCCGGGCAATGCCCAGTCAACGATGGACTACAAGCAGGGGACGGTGAATTGAATGTAACGGAATCTAGATGCATCATAATCGGTGCAGAACTGTACAATAGTGAATAGAGGCATATCAGCAAATGGAGAGATTGTGTCCAAGACTCCAAGTGCGGGAGACATCCGCAAATCAGCGCCACAAAGTGACAAGCCAATAGAATCTTCATTCCCCCAGCCACGCGCCGGTTATTCTCGTGAAGACAGGCTCTCGCACTCCCAGGCACTAGGGCTGCTGTGCCCAATAAGATGCAGTATCGCCCACATGTTGACGGGCGAGTGGATGCCGGATGATCAGATCAGGATCAGCAGCCAAGATCAACCCCACGTCCGGGAGGGAGGATGATCTTCGTGGATGACGGGCGAGTTATTCTCACGATTCTTATCAACATCCCCTGAAAGGGTTACAGAACCACTGTCAAAATGCAACCCAAAGCAGTTCAAGATGCACATGCCTCATTTCCGGCAGGGAAACATGCCGCGGACGAGACGGAGCATCTGCTGCCGCATGATCCCCCAGCGGAGATAAATATCTGGGGGTCGCGCAGACGACCCCGTTCCTGGTGGGCTCTCGTCGCCAtctcgctgctgctgttgaccATGACTGTCCTGTCGCTGGCTGTTTTCTTCACGCTGGGCTTTGGCGCAGGCGCGGCGCCTCATGTGCCCCACGGCAGACTGTCCAGTCCGATCAAGAATGTCGTGGTTCTGGTGCAGGAGAACCTGTCGTTCGACAACTATGCCGGCGGCCTCACATATAGCCCCAGTATTGACGGGCTTGTGAACCGCACGTACTGCAACCCGGCCAATATCTCCGATCCCCACTCGCCAATGGTGTGCGCACAGCCCACGGCGAAGAACATCGCCCCGGATGATCCGGACCACAGTATCACCGGCGGGAATCAGCAAGTGTACAGCACCTACCATCCAGACTCCGACTTCGACGCCCCCAACATGCAAGGCTTCGTCGCGGAGCAGATCGCCGCATACGGCATCGACGGCAACCTCTCGCGCGCCGGCGAGGTCATCAACTACTATACCCCCGAGCACATCCCCGTCTTCAACGCCATGGCCGAGAACTTTGTGCTCTTCGACCGCTGGTTCGCTGCTGTTCCCGGCCCAACCAACCCCAACCGCGCCTATCTGACGTCCGGCACTTCCCACGGCCACGGCACCAACGACCCGGACTTCGACAGGTCGGCGCTCCCCCAGCGTTCCATCTTCGAGCAGCTCTCCGAACACAACATCAGCTGGATCAACTACTCCAACACGACCGGCTTCCTCCCCGACGCGCTCTTCTACCGCTGGACCGCCGTGTCGGGTCTCGGCGAGACCAATGTCCGCCCCATCGACCAGTTCTACCGCGACGCCAAAGCAGGCACCCTGCCCCAGTTCACCTGGATCAACCCGGAATGCTGCTCGTACATGTCCTTCCACCCGCCGTCGCCCATCAATATGGGCGAGGGCTGGATCAAGAGCGTCTACGAGGCGCTCCGCTCGTCCCCGCAGTGGCACGAGACTCTCTTCATCCTGACCTTTGACGAGCACGGCGGGTTCGCGGACCACGTGCCGCCCCCGGAGAACGTCCCTGCGGGCGATGATCTAACCTACACCGAGACGGCGCGGGACGGAAAGCCCTCCACCTTTGCGTTTGACCGGTTGGGGATCCGGGTGCCGACGGTGCTGATGTCGCCGTGGGTGGGTAAGGGGGTGGTGCAGAACCGACCAGCAGATGGGAACGGCGAGTTCACGCATACGTCTATCCTGAAGTTTGTGGCTGATCTGTGGGGGTTGGAGTACCTGTCGCCGCGGGTGGCCTGGTCTGCGAGTTTTGCGCATTTGATTACGGATACGTTTCGGGAGGATACGCCGGCAACGTTACCTGAGCCAGCGGATTTCTAGATGTAGTCAGATCCTGATAGATGTTTTTGTCTTACAAGGTTTAGCATTACACGGAGAGCTGAATGAATACGTCTCGTACGGCTGCATTAAGTAGCGGAGCTATACAGGTCATATGCCTATCAAGTCTTGACTGCAGCTAGGAACTCGTGTGGCCATTTCGATCTCCTAGTGAACCTAATAAGGTAATAGACACATGGTAATAGCATACACCTGGCTGTACGGGGGGTGAGTTGAATAACAGCGGATGGAAGCCTCACGTTTTAACACATACACCGCAACATTGAGGCCTCTGGATATCAGACAAAAAGTGCTTCTCGGCGTTATTCGGGTGTTCGGACGAGGGCTTATAACCGGGTCGGAGTGGGCACAAGCATTCCAGACGCTCATCCCTCGCTCGCATGGAATGTCACCGACTGCATATGCGCGAAGAGCGGATACAACTGGTACGGTTGTACTTGCTTCGAAGATAGAAATAAGATCTGTGATATCTGTTTTGGCAATTGGAGGCCGTTTCTATTCACGGCTCAGGCTAGTAAACACGGTTTAGGATGATGCACTCTGACCCACACGATCTATGCATCAATCGAAGGCATGTCATTTGGAGCTACCTACGGGTAAAGAGCGCAGAGAAGGAAACCATTAGGATACCATTACCTAATGGTGATGAAGCAGCAAACGCCTTCTGTTCGCTGTCCAGTGCCCAACAGGCGATCCTTGACTCCTTGTTCGGGCAACAAGCAGGAGCGTTTCTGGTGCTCCACATATCTCAGAGCTTATACTGCTGAAGAATGCAGAGCTGGCAACTTCTCCGAGCGTCAAAGTTATTTTCAGAGCTCCAGGCTCCAGGCCTCCAAGCCTCTTGCGCGGAGTGGACGTTTTACCTGCAGGTTGGAGCCTGCTGGTCGGAGGTATGACGAAAGATCATTCCTTGGTCTTTGCAATTGCTTCTTGGTTTGAGGCAGAAAGACACATCTACTGCAGCTTATCATATTCACAGGCAAGTTTCATTGTGCGGCTGTTTCATATCAATTGATTTAACTGATGATTGAAGCGTGCATCAGGTTGTCTTGAGTTCTGGCCCTATAGACATGTTGATATACTAGAATCAGTTCCGGTAGGACGCAATATAAACCTCGAACGAGTACGGCGGCGTGACTAGCAGCTCGCGTACGTCGAGCTTCCACAAACCCATTAGGCAAATGTTCGCAGGCAAGCAAAATAGTCTGGCAGTGAGTTCCAACGCTAAGAACCCAGCTCAAGGAcatgaaagaagaaacggGAGCTCCGCAACGTCCCAAATGGGCTAGATATACATACCAATGGCACGGCGCTTGACCTGATCGACACGGATCTGTCCTTGTTCATTCTCTCGGGGACATCCTACATACCAGCAGTATGATAAACTTCTCCGCGAGTGACAACCCCAGAAGGGATAATACCAGGTTCTATTTTCTTCGTACCTATACTACTCACATTAACTCGCCCTGGCTTCCATGGTCATGGACCTGCCTCACCTGATGTTATACGGACCCTTGTGGATCCCATCGCAGAGTATTTCAATATCCTGCCTCTTCGTTTGAGACGAGCCGGTTTATTACTTCAGGATTGGGATTGCGTCCTTCTTGCTGGTTTCCATGCACTATGATGGCTACCAACGAGCTCGAATCGGTTCCCCCAGTACTGTTCAAAGAGACCTTCTCGCATATACCGACCTCGTCGGACGATCTCTCGGACGACATCGACGAGTTCGATGACTCCCGACTACCGCCAGTTGACGGAGGATACCAAGCATGGCTGTTTCTAGCGGCTTGTTTCATGGTAGAAGGTATAGTATGGGGTAAGTCGTTCAATCATGCATATCAGCAGATCAAGGAGCCAAATGTTGACGGATGAGAGGATTCGCACAATCGTTCGGGGTCTTTGAGAACTATTATCGAACTCATGAGCCATTTTCGGACTCGACTGAGATTGCGTCCATTGGGACCTGCGCAATGGTCAGATAGATATTCCTCCGTGTATGTAAGGCGAGACTGACAAGGCTCTCGTAGGGCCTGGCCTACCTGCCCACacccatcgtcatcgccatcatgtTTGCATTCCCCCGGGCCCGGCGCTGGTTCTCGACCGCGGGATTCGTCATCATGTGTCTGGCCCTGGGTCTGAGTTCGTTCTCGACAAGCGTCACCCACTTGATCATGTCGCAGGGAGTGGCATACGGCATTGGAGGATGCCTAGCCTACACGCCGtccatcctcttcctatCCGACTGGTTcgtggagaagaaaggccTCGCCTTCGGCATCGTCTGGGTATGCTCCTCTCCGTCCAACTCCAACCAACCCCCCAAACTAATCTAGCACAGAGTGGCTCCGGCCTAACAGGCATCATCTTCCCGCTCATCCTCCAAACGCTCCTCAACCAGTACGGCTGGCAAACGACCCTCCGCGCCTGCTCCAtcgcgctcttcctcctcgccgcccCCTTCATGACCTTCCACAAGCCGCGTGTCCCCATCCGCCACTCGCACCTCCGCCAGCTCAGCCTCCGCTTCCTCTGGGACAAAGTCTACCTGATCTACCAGCTCGGCAACACAATGCAAGCCATCGGCTTCTGGATCCCGTCCATCTTTCTGACCTCGTACGCCCGCACCCTCGGCGCAAGCGACTTCCTCGCCTCCCTCACCGTcaccctcttcaacctcatGACCGTCTTCGGCTGCATCTTCACCGGCTACCTCGCTGACCGACACCACGTCACGAAGTGCATCTTGCTCTCGTCCGCCGGGGCCGTGGCGTCTGTTTTCCTGCTGTGGGGGTTGGCGAACCACATCGCGACGCTCTATGCCTTCTGCATTGTGTATGGATTCTTTGCCGGGGGGTACTCGTCCTCCTGGTCGGCGCTGTCCCACGAGGTGCAGAAGAGTGAGCGCTCGGCGCATGTGAGCATGGTGTTTGCGTTTCTGGAGACGGGGCGCGGAGTCGGGAATGTGATCAGTGGGCCGCTGAGCGAGGCGCTGCTGAAGGTTGGAGGGTGGAAGGCCGGGGCGTTTGGGGCGTATGGGTCCGAGTATGGGGTGTTGGTGGTGTTGACGGGGGTGACGGCGTTTCTGGGGGGGTTTGCGTCCATGGCGAGAATGTTTCGATGGATTTGATTTGATCTCGCAAAAATCTCGCACAAATGTATTGTACTATACCAAAAGATGCCTGCGTTTGTACGATTAGTGGGGATGGATAGATAGAAGCATATAGTACGAAGGATTTGGTGTCATTTCAATCTCTATCTATCGATCTATCTATGTCCATGTCTCGTGTCTATCTTGATATCTTGTACAGTGGCAATGCTAGCCAATAAACCGACCCTTGACCCTCTCAAACCACCCCTTGTTCGGAGCAGACGTCTCCCACGAGGTACTCTTCGTCTCGACGCGTGCGGAATCCAGATCCGCCTCGAGGGGATCCACAAACTTCGTCCGGAAGACAATCTTATGGCCCAGATACAGCACGGCAAACAGGATCGGACAGACATACGCGACGAAGAAATCCGAGACATCAAACGTGGGGATCCACGCCGTGAACCCCTGCGTGAAGATGATCAGGATATTAAAGAAAAGCCCGTAGTAGGCGAGCCACGGCTGCCAGATGGCCTTGTACGGCAGGGTATCGCGGGAGATATTGCGCGCGGCCAGCACGCGCATGAACGCAATGTGGCAGGCGTTGATGGACGCCCAGCAGATGAACCCCGCCACGCCGGAGATGTTGACCAGCCAGTTGAAGACCTTGCCGCCGGACTCGGAGAGGTtgaggaagccgaggagcCCGAACGCGGCGGTGAAGGCCACGCTGATGTAGGGCACGCCGCGCTGCGTGACTTTGGCGAACCATTGCGGGGCGAAGCCCTCGCGCGCGAGACCGAGGAGCACACGGCTGCCGCTGTAGACGTTGGAGTTGGCGGCGGAGAGGACGACGGTGAGGAGCACGGCGTTGATCAGGCCGGGGAGGACCTGGACGCCGGCGAGGTTGGCGGCGATGACCATCGGGGACGCGGAGGCGTTGGAGGTGTCCGTGACCAGGTTGGGGTTGTCGTAGGGGACCAGCAGcccgatgaagaagatggtcaggacgaagaagatgagaatgcGGAAGAAGGTCTTGCGGATGGCGGAGGGGACCGTCTTCTCGGGGTTCTCGGTCTCTCCGGCGGCGACACCCACGAGCTCGGTGCCTTGGTAGGAGAAGCCGGCTTGGATCAGGACGGCCCAGAATCCTACGAATTTGGCGGTATTGACATTGGACTCGATGAGGTACGGTGCAAACGCGCCGGGGTCCTTCCACGTGTGGAATCCCAGGTAGCCCTGCTTACCGACGCCGGCATCGATGCAGATGGCGAAGATCATGAAACCAAGCACAGTAAGCACCTTGATGGCCGAGAACCAGAACTCGAGCTCTCCGTAGAAGCCGACGGGCAGGAAGTTGATCAGCGTGATGAACACCCAGAACACCCCGATGAAGATAGCAATCGACAAGTCCTCGTCCCAGTATTGGATGATCATCCCGGAGGCCGTCAATTCCACCGCGTATGTCGAAGCCCAGTTGAACCAGTAGATCCATCCCATGGCAAATCCCAGACTGGGATCGACCAGTCGTGTTGTATACGAGGTGAAGGCGCCCGCGGTGGGGATGTACGTCGCAACTTCTCCCAGCGAGGTCATCACCGAGTAGACGATCGTCCCGACAAAGATGTATGCGATCAGAGCCCCGACTGGACCAGCGTGCGCGATGGCCGTTCCACTGCTGATAAACAGACCGGTTCCAATTGTTCCTCCTGCAGGCTATtagacttttttttcttgttgTTCCCCCTCCTCCGTAAAAGATCAGATACTGACCGATGGCAATCATCTGCAAGTGTCTATCCTTCAACTGCCGCTTCAGATCGGGCGTCTCCGACTCCTGTACCTCCTCATTGCTCTCCTCATCGCTGTGATGGTCGCCTCGCAGCGAGTTTACCTTGCTCGAGCGAAACCGAACCTTGTCTGCTAATCTCCGACGCTTTTCAGCGCTGGATACCTCCAGACCCTTGGCATCTGAGGTCAGATTGTCTTGAACAGCCATGATGCCAGTCCGGTATGTAGGTGCAGTTACAAGGCTGTCGAAGTCTCAGTGAGAAGATCAGCCCGGATGGCGAATGAAAATTTCTGTCCCTCAGTGGTGTCATTTTTTTCTGGACCGTGGCTAACCAGTGGAGATGCAACTGACAGAAACTGACGGGGCAGCCACCAGAAGAGGCAAACTATTATGTAAACCAGAGACAGCCGGTGCTAGAAAAGGGAAGACAACACGATGTGGTCGAAGACACAGTGGATCATTTCAATCGAACACTAGTGAACACGAGTGCTTGACTTCTCATAGCCCTATGGAAACATGGATGCATGAAATGTATACTGTGTACAGAGAAGTTCTTGGATAGAGATGGTGGCCGTGTCAGAAGGTGGATCATCAAGCATTTGCCAAGGAGTATTGTATTTGTCCAGTATCATCGGTCTGTCTGATCTTTGAGGAATTAAGCCAAGGATAACGATATGTTATGCACTCACGATCATTCGTCAGGCAACAATATTATGGTGCTGTGTCCTGTCTCGACCCTCGTAAAGGCGCTTCTGGCCTCTCAGAGTTTTCTTTGCTCTCTATTTTTGAAAGATATGGCACAATATTTGCCACTTTGTCCCGACCAGGACTGGTAGCTCAGTGGTAGAGCGTGAGATTGCAAATCTTAAGGTCGCGTGTTCGATCCACGCTTAGTCCTGTTTTTTACCGTCCAATTTTTTCTCTATTCTACAACAATTCACCTCTTTTTTTGCGAAAAAGCGAAAACTCAGCTCAAAAATGCGAACTCTCGCTTACATATTCTTTACAGTTTCGAACACCGACAGTTGTAACATGATCATAACGACTCAATTGGATCTCTATGATGCCTGTCAATATATACTAGTCGTAATCAATAGGCTGGCTGCTACCAAGTCTCCTTGATAAAGTCAGCACACCTCTCCCCAATGCCATAAGCAGGCATCTGAGTATGGCCTCCATGGAGCGTCGGCATAACGCTGCAATCGGCTACTCGAAGACCAGCCACTCCCCTCACCCGCAGCTTGTTATCCAGCACAGCCATCGAATCGCCATCTTTGCCCATGGCGCATGTGCCAGCCGCGTGATAGCCTATCCCGTCAGTTAGATATAGGACCGTCTTGTTGCGAGTACGGATGACTTACAAGTCGTCGCATGCTCCTTGACATACGG contains the following coding sequences:
- a CDS encoding MDR family MFS transporter; this translates as MSEEKPLNAAKDQDKDDIVYPTGLKLALLMTSIFIGMFLVSLDRLIISPAIPQITDEFHSAGDIGWYGTAYLLTNCAFQLLFGKVYTVFSIKATFMTSIVLFEVGSALCGAAPNSIGFILGRAIAGLGSGGIFAGALTVIVYALPLHKRPKYQGAFGAVFGVASVAGPLVGGAFTTNVTWRWCFYINLPLGAVVIATTLLFFEIPDHQNAPKPLKGKLRQLNGLGVLTIMPGVVCLCLALQWGGSQYAWGEGRIVALLVLTFLCLIAFVLIQVWKPEQATLPPRVFLQRSIASGFWASCCFGAHMIPTVIYLPLWFQVIDGVSAVDSGIRLLPMLLSLVVASILTGGLVSRIGYYTPFLMLGIVLSSIGAGLLTTLGVHTSSAKWIGFQVLYGFGLGTCNQIPNMAAQTVLPREQVAIGASLMFFAQQLFGAVFTSVGENVLSNQLAKRLAISSQTVQNTGATQLLEHVPVDDRVASLGAYNDSLQVVFQVGLIMACLAILGAVPMEWRTVKKEQLSSTSDRNDGQAEEGAPGNAQSTMDYKQGTVN
- a CDS encoding putative phosphatidylglycerol specific phospholipase, whose protein sequence is MQPKAVQDAHASFPAGKHAADETEHLLPHDPPAEINIWGSRRRPRSWWALVAISLLLLTMTVLSLAVFFTLGFGAGAAPHVPHGRLSSPIKNVVVLVQENLSFDNYAGGLTYSPSIDGLVNRTYCNPANISDPHSPMVCAQPTAKNIAPDDPDHSITGGNQQVYSTYHPDSDFDAPNMQGFVAEQIAAYGIDGNLSRAGEVINYYTPEHIPVFNAMAENFVLFDRWFAAVPGPTNPNRAYLTSGTSHGHGTNDPDFDRSALPQRSIFEQLSEHNISWINYSNTTGFLPDALFYRWTAVSGLGETNVRPIDQFYRDAKAGTLPQFTWINPECCSYMSFHPPSPINMGEGWIKSVYEALRSSPQWHETLFILTFDEHGGFADHVPPPENVPAGDDLTYTETARDGKPSTFAFDRLGIRVPTVLMSPWVGKGVVQNRPADGNGEFTHTSILKFVADLWGLEYLSPRVAWSASFAHLITDTFREDTPATLPEPADF
- a CDS encoding putative MFS monocarboxylate transporter; the encoded protein is MMATNELESVPPVLFKETFSHIPTSSDDLSDDIDEFDDSRLPPVDGGYQAWLFLAACFMVEGIDSHNRSGSLRTIIELMSHFRTRLRLRPLGPAQWSDRYSSGLAYLPTPIVIAIMFAFPRARRWFSTAGFVIMCLALGLSSFSTSVTHLIMSQGVAYGIGGCLAYTPSILFLSDWFVEKKGLAFGIVWSGSGLTGIIFPLILQTLLNQYGWQTTLRACSIALFLLAAPFMTFHKPRVPIRHSHLRQLSLRFLWDKVYLIYQLGNTMQAIGFWIPSIFLTSYARTLGASDFLASLTVTLFNLMTVFGCIFTGYLADRHHVTKCILLSSAGAVASVFLLWGLANHIATLYAFCIVYGFFAGGYSSSWSALSHEVQKSERSAHVSMVFAFLETGRGVGNVISGPLSEALLKVGGWKAGAFGAYGSEYGVLVVLTGVTAFLGGFASMARMFRWI
- a CDS encoding putative amino acid permease (Can1); this translates as MAVQDNLTSDAKGLEVSSAEKRRRLADKVRFRSSKVNSLRGDHHSDEESNEEVQESETPDLKRQLKDRHLQMIAIGGTIGTGLFISSGTAIAHAGPVGALIAYIFVGTIVYSVMTSLGEVATYIPTAGAFTSYTTRLVDPSLGFAMGWIYWFNWASTYAVELTASGMIIQYWDEDLSIAIFIGVFWVFITLINFLPVGFYGELEFWFSAIKVLTVLGFMIFAICIDAGVGKQGYLGFHTWKDPGAFAPYLIESNVNTAKFVGFWAVLIQAGFSYQGTELVGVAAGETENPEKTVPSAIRKTFFRILIFFVLTIFFIGLLVPYDNPNLVTDTSNASASPMVIAANLAGVQVLPGLINAVLLTVVLSAANSNVYSGSRVLLGLAREGFAPQWFAKVTQRGVPYISVAFTAAFGLLGFLNLSESGGKVFNWLVNISGVAGFICWASINACHIAFMRVLAARNISRDTLPYKAIWQPWLAYYGLFFNILIIFTQGFTAWIPTFDVSDFFVAYVCPILFAVLYLGHKIVFRTKFVDPLEADLDSARVETKSTSWETSAPNKGWFERVKGRFIG